In the genome of Desulfuromonas sp. DDH964, one region contains:
- a CDS encoding HAD family hydrolase: MSLAIPPIRSIVFDLDGTLYSAQPIADQIQRAAETLIAATRGLSLVDGRALLRRARRALTDSGDEEPTLTRTCQELGIEIAALHRAFQEQVRPEDCLVPDPVLRALLESLSAHCRLYIYTNNSYPLAQRILALLDVSEYFERLYTIEYCGQPKPDLDAFRKVVEDIGGLPESFLFVGDREPVDLRPAADAGMATLLVRETADLLQIHRLLGIIP, translated from the coding sequence ATGAGCCTGGCCATCCCCCCGATCCGCTCGATTGTTTTCGACCTTGACGGTACGCTCTACTCGGCGCAACCCATTGCCGACCAGATTCAACGGGCGGCGGAAACCCTGATCGCGGCCACCCGCGGGCTGTCGCTGGTGGATGGCCGTGCGCTGTTGCGGCGGGCGCGGCGGGCGCTGACCGACTCCGGGGACGAGGAACCCACCCTGACCCGTACCTGTCAGGAACTGGGCATAGAGATTGCGGCCCTGCACCGGGCTTTTCAGGAACAGGTGCGCCCCGAGGACTGCCTGGTGCCGGACCCCGTTCTCCGGGCGTTACTCGAGTCGCTCAGTGCGCATTGCCGCCTCTATATCTATACCAACAACAGTTATCCTCTGGCCCAGCGAATCCTTGCCCTGCTTGATGTTTCGGAGTACTTTGAACGCCTCTACACGATCGAATACTGCGGCCAACCCAAGCCCGACCTCGATGCCTTTCGCAAGGTCGTTGAGGACATCGGCGGTCTGCCGGAGAGTTTCCTCTTCGTTGGCGACCGGGAACCGGTCGATCTGCGCCCCGCCGCAGACGCCGGCATGGCGACTCTGTTGGTGCGGGAAACGGCCGACCTGCTGCAGATTCACCGCCTGCTTGGGATCATCCCCTAA
- a CDS encoding glycerophosphodiester phosphodiesterase: MSGRGGTGQPLPGGGTERRLLIWAHRGASGRAPENTLAAFRAAEADGADGIELDVHLSRDGVPVVIHDETLERTSDGRGPVRDFTLAELRRLDAGSWFGTPFAGEGLPTLEEVFTWAENRLRINVEIKDAAAGHKVLELLQAYPQVRVLVSSFDHRLLALMRQQAPRLPLGFLCDTLFWHRALSRAVAAGAESFHPRVDRTSRQLVQACQRHGLRVYPWTVNSPRQALRLRRLRVDGLFTNYPAELSSLRVGWWQAFDREGRTV, translated from the coding sequence ATGAGTGGCCGCGGGGGAACAGGGCAGCCTCTGCCCGGCGGCGGGACGGAGCGCCGGCTCCTGATCTGGGCCCATCGTGGCGCCTCGGGTCGGGCGCCGGAAAATACCCTGGCGGCCTTCCGTGCGGCCGAAGCGGACGGCGCCGACGGTATCGAACTCGATGTCCATTTGAGCCGGGACGGAGTCCCGGTGGTCATCCACGACGAAACCCTGGAACGCACCAGCGACGGCCGGGGACCGGTGCGGGACTTCACTCTCGCCGAGCTGCGCCGCCTCGACGCCGGCAGCTGGTTCGGCACCCCTTTTGCCGGAGAAGGATTACCAACCCTGGAGGAGGTCTTTACCTGGGCCGAAAACCGGCTACGGATCAATGTCGAGATCAAGGACGCTGCGGCCGGGCACAAGGTCCTCGAACTGCTCCAGGCCTACCCGCAGGTAAGAGTCCTGGTCTCCTCCTTCGACCATCGCCTGCTGGCGCTGATGCGCCAGCAAGCGCCCCGGCTCCCCCTCGGATTCCTTTGCGATACGCTCTTCTGGCATCGCGCCCTCTCCCGCGCTGTCGCTGCCGGCGCCGAAAGTTTTCATCCGCGGGTCGACCGGACCAGCCGGCAGCTGGTCCAGGCCTGTCAGCGGCATGGCCTGCGCGTCTATCCCTGGACCGTAAATAGCCCGCGCCAGGCGCTGCGGTTGCGGCGGCTTCGGGTCGATGGTCTCTTTACCAATTATCCAGCAGAGCTTTCCTCCCTCCGGGTGGGGTGGTGGCAGGCTTTTGACAGGGAGGGCAGGACTGTTTAA
- a CDS encoding rhodanese-like domain-containing protein — MATVNRACWLLGLLLLLTAEAWSAPVTSMMAPEAFQLLQRQPDTFLLDVRTPGEYLQLRLAGATLIPIDQFQARSREVPKDRPVLVYCAVGSRSSQVANYLASQGYPEVYNLTGGIWGWQLRGYPVIQGPP, encoded by the coding sequence GTGGCTACTGTGAATCGCGCCTGCTGGTTGCTGGGTTTGCTGCTGCTCCTAACGGCCGAGGCCTGGAGTGCGCCGGTTACGAGCATGATGGCGCCCGAGGCCTTCCAGCTGTTACAGCGCCAACCGGATACTTTTCTGCTCGATGTTCGCACTCCCGGTGAATACCTGCAATTACGGCTGGCGGGCGCCACCCTGATTCCGATCGACCAGTTTCAGGCCCGGTCCCGTGAAGTCCCCAAAGATCGCCCGGTCCTGGTCTATTGCGCCGTTGGCTCACGCAGTTCCCAGGTCGCCAATTATCTGGCCAGCCAGGGGTACCCGGAAGTCTACAACCTGACCGGTGGGATTTGGGGCTGGCAGCTGCGGGGCTACCCGGTCATCCAGGGCCCGCCATGA